In Allomuricauda ruestringensis DSM 13258, the following proteins share a genomic window:
- a CDS encoding PKD domain-containing protein, translated as MKKNYFSYALRVSFITLLFLFNPFNSEVNAQINFTEGSELNFNGDDVSSGFTSLMFGPDGRLYAAKRSGTIKVYTVQRNGPTDYEVIGVESLSGVTNIVNHDDDGGLCSGGVDCSKRQTTGLTVGGTASNPIIYVSSSDHRIGSGENGGNGDVNLDTNSGIITRFTWNGTSWDVVDLVRGLPRSEENHATNGLELATIDGTEYLIVAQGGHTNGGGPSTNFVHTCEYALSGAVLAVDLDAIDALPIQTDGNNRDYIYDLPTLDDPTRANVNGITDPDAPGYDGVDVNDPWGGNDGLNQAMIVPDGPVQILAPGFRNAYDIVVTESGALYATDNGPNDGWGGFPVNEGTVNVTNAYDANEPGSQSASGGELINNKDHLELITTNLQTYTFGSFYGGHPNPTRANPNGAGLYTAPNQNGTDGAVFRTSTYDPDTSTPGSTANPSIALPANWPPVQTSNTVEGDWRDPENPNPDGPDDAPIVIWGTNTNGIDEYTASNFGGAMQGDLIAGVNTGVLRRVELKEDGTLENFFPNQFSGIGGNALGVTCNSDFDIFPGTVWAATLNGKIVVFEPQDFIECDNPAGDPLADFDNDGYTNQDELDNGTDPCNGGSQPADFDKAAGAPYVSDLNDDDDDNDGILDQNDPFQLGDPTVGGSDAFELPIYNGLFNDQQGLGGIFGLGMTGLMNNGDPNPNYLNWLDRRDDPNDPNSNDVLGGAPGLMTSHMTSGTANGSTNTQEKGYQYGVQVDQSTGVFTVIGNLINLVGPLRIYGNTAAVGGELGHFIGDGTQSNFIKMVVTETGITALQEINDVPQTPINIPIAEVNRPSSEIVFYFMVDPSNGEVTLQFEFDGGGRITAGTLTAQGSILDAIQQSNQDLAVGFIGTSNTEGVELEGTWDFLNVVGQEPTVSQEIPDITKIVDSADEIVDLNNFFADDFGDANLTYAVINNSDPNIGTAMNGNELTLSFPSITAISDITVRATDDDGFFIEDTFNVTVSDAPVVLYRVNAGGPELAAIDGGMVWGADEPGNNSPYLLEAGTNQAFVSSVMPVDGSVNQATTPLEIYATERFDATGGMPNLTYAFPVAEPGNYEIRLYMGNSYNLSSEPGERVFDVGLEGTILPLLNDIDLSATYGHQTGTVVTHTLKVIDGTLNISFFHGVAENPLINAIEILDAFDNDTPIYVHPIADQIGNVGEQLNGGLGVSAYGGDGNLQYSATGLPPGLVIEPTNGQIGGTIDETAASGSPYSVTITVDDSDGLTSDTVSVDFSWTVTETFAVRINAGGNQVSPTDIGPKWEDNATNGEQIGGNYVVNTGNTSDFVGTTYANRDSSIPAYLDNGTFAEIFEEDRYDPSSAPEMEYTVVLDNGDYMVNLYVANAYNGASEVGDRIFDILIEGALVEDDFDVIDRFGHQVGGMLTYPVEVTDGELNILFNHGAIENPLVNAIEIFKVDANNPTLTLANISDQTNEIINSVNITASATGGDPGEDVTYYMSGHPDGVSINPSTGEISGTITVAAANGGPNNDGVHTVVVTAMKPLSAPSSQVFTWTIDSQYLWNDKNENENYIARHETSFVQAGDKFYLMGGREFAQTIDIYDYTSNTWTSLADSAPFEFNHFQATEYKGLIWVIGAFKTNNFPNEVPADYIWMFDPVSQEWIQGPEIPESRRRGSTGLVVYNDKFYIVGGNTDGHAGGYVAWFDEYDPATGTWTSLADAPEARDHFAAVLIGNKLYVAAGRQSGGVSAWKPTIPQVDVYDFVAGTWSTLPSGQDIPTPRGGASAVNFNNKLVVIGGEVQDEVVYGVETDDALKITEEYDPVSQSWKRLPDMNYERHGTQAIVSGPGVHILAGAPSRGGGNQKNMEYLGQDSPVGTPSVASTLSVPSTVVIVDGETVDIDLSLIDGNVGLFVKSMDISGANADDFSIDAGQLENMLMNPNETRTLSVTLSGTGADRTAILTINYGNSDTASIALTNNPNATFSVTNPGDQYNYEGDDVSLQVEATSPNVTSYSAIGLPPNLTINENTGVISGTIDDGFISGGSNVFQEDNGLLIIEAETDFDDTSGGFDILTESETTYLVTTTNHIGNTNGQTVSYEFQIDNPGVYRFHMKSDFSGTDPTEENDIWFKIDNTTDVHFFTVQGGDLTSTSEFENIIGGGGSSKTIYYPGGNSEGRPDFGSLNPGVNGFFKLWRTGPESNKWDGQTIDNNGFPVYAYFPSAGIYTIQASERSAGHKLDRFALAHIDLVSTGEPIATLDGPESQQGDDIYGDGAAVDSPYSVSVTVTDNGDPAGNETIDFLWYIGASGDLIAVPQADVTTGVVPLTVNFTGSNSLDNVGVTSYLWSFNDGTGATSIAPDPSYEFTEIGTYTVDLTVEDADGGTDTKSITIEVTGTGIPPTAVASANVVDGEAPLEVIFTGSASTDDLGVIESYSWDFGDGGTSTEADPTYSYLNPGIYTTVLTVTDIEGLADTAEVDITVNQPNDAPIAEALASQESGTAPLQVDFTGSGSSDDVGIITYAWDFGDGGISTEQNPTYTFNTTGVYDVVLTVTDGGGLTGTDTLTITVTNQNPVAVVVATPDAGEAPLEVSFTGSGSTDNIAIDTYTWDFGDGSNSTDADPIHTYTDPGNYTAELTVTDNEGATATASVLIQVTQVGGNEAPEAVATANPTEGEAPLPVTFNAGGSSDDVGIDTYFWEFSDGRTSDQMNPTLTFENAGTYDATLTVTDEAGLSDSTTIQIVVTQAPEAVISATPDSGNAPLEVSFMGGNSLDDVGVESYAWDFGDGNSSTEINPIHTYNTPDTYTATLTVTDGEGLTDTATVNIVVTEEGGNQAPEAVASANPTQGQAPLAVIFNGEASTDDAGIDTYFWEFSDGRTSNQMNPMLTFENAGTYDATLTVTDEAGLSDSVTIQIVVAEPGSNEAPVAVVSPESESGEAPLEVSFIGSNSTDDVEIVSYAWDFGDGNSSTDADPIHTYNEVGNYTAQLTVTDGEGLTDTATVDIEVVEDSETTASVAPNPVPINEDYASIQLSQLPHDDVVVTSIHLHDSMGRLIASFDPMQVYNGEGAYRIPIDTLRSGLYYATLELSDGDPIGIKFLVSN; from the coding sequence ATGAAAAAAAATTACTTTTCTTATGCACTTAGGGTATCTTTTATAACCCTACTCTTTTTATTTAATCCATTCAATTCCGAAGTTAATGCCCAAATCAATTTTACAGAGGGTAGTGAGTTGAATTTTAACGGGGATGATGTTTCTTCTGGCTTTACTTCGCTGATGTTTGGACCGGATGGGAGGTTATATGCTGCTAAAAGGTCTGGAACTATAAAAGTGTACACGGTTCAAAGAAATGGCCCGACCGATTACGAAGTCATTGGGGTAGAATCTTTGTCTGGCGTTACAAATATTGTCAACCATGATGATGACGGTGGGCTGTGCAGTGGTGGTGTAGATTGTTCCAAAAGGCAAACCACAGGATTGACAGTAGGGGGCACCGCCTCAAACCCAATCATTTATGTGTCTTCCAGTGATCATCGCATAGGATCAGGAGAAAATGGAGGTAACGGAGACGTTAATTTAGATACCAATTCTGGTATTATTACTAGATTTACTTGGAACGGTACTTCATGGGATGTGGTGGATTTGGTAAGGGGATTGCCCCGTAGCGAAGAGAACCATGCCACCAATGGTTTGGAGTTGGCTACAATTGATGGTACAGAGTATTTAATAGTAGCTCAGGGAGGCCACACTAACGGAGGTGGGCCATCTACTAATTTTGTACATACTTGTGAATATGCCCTTTCTGGAGCTGTTTTAGCTGTGGACTTGGATGCAATTGATGCATTGCCCATACAGACCGATGGCAACAACCGCGATTATATTTATGATCTTCCAACTTTGGACGACCCAACGCGCGCGAATGTTAACGGAATTACTGATCCTGATGCCCCAGGGTATGATGGAGTTGATGTTAATGACCCATGGGGTGGAAACGATGGGTTGAATCAGGCAATGATAGTTCCAGATGGTCCCGTTCAAATTCTTGCTCCAGGCTTTAGAAATGCTTATGATATTGTAGTAACCGAAAGTGGTGCCTTATACGCTACAGACAATGGACCCAATGACGGTTGGGGAGGGTTTCCTGTAAATGAAGGCACGGTAAACGTAACCAATGCGTATGATGCAAATGAACCGGGCAGTCAATCGGCTTCAGGAGGGGAACTAATAAACAATAAGGATCACTTGGAGTTGATCACCACAAATCTTCAAACGTATACCTTTGGAAGTTTTTATGGGGGGCATCCTAATCCGACAAGGGCAAACCCCAATGGGGCAGGATTGTATACTGCGCCAAACCAAAATGGTACTGATGGTGCTGTATTTCGTACTTCAACTTATGATCCGGATACTTCAACACCAGGTTCCACAGCAAACCCTAGTATTGCATTGCCAGCTAACTGGCCTCCGGTACAAACTTCAAATACTGTAGAGGGTGATTGGAGAGATCCCGAAAACCCAAACCCAGATGGTCCCGATGATGCGCCCATTGTAATTTGGGGAACAAATACGAACGGTATCGATGAATATACCGCAAGTAATTTTGGTGGTGCCATGCAAGGCGATTTAATTGCTGGAGTTAACACAGGAGTTCTACGGAGAGTGGAATTAAAAGAAGATGGTACTTTGGAGAATTTTTTTCCTAATCAGTTTTCTGGTATTGGGGGAAATGCGCTAGGGGTTACTTGTAATAGTGATTTCGATATATTTCCAGGAACTGTTTGGGCTGCTACATTGAACGGAAAGATAGTGGTTTTTGAACCACAGGATTTTATTGAATGTGATAATCCTGCAGGTGACCCATTGGCAGATTTTGACAATGATGGCTATACCAACCAAGACGAACTGGACAATGGAACCGATCCCTGTAACGGAGGTTCGCAACCTGCGGATTTTGATAAGGCGGCAGGTGCACCATACGTGTCTGACCTTAATGATGACGATGACGATAATGATGGTATTTTGGATCAAAATGACCCTTTTCAACTAGGTGACCCAACTGTTGGTGGCAGTGATGCATTTGAACTTCCTATTTACAATGGATTATTTAATGATCAACAAGGTTTGGGGGGGATCTTTGGTTTGGGAATGACCGGACTAATGAACAATGGAGACCCAAATCCCAACTATTTAAATTGGTTGGACAGAAGGGATGACCCCAACGATCCCAATTCCAATGATGTATTGGGAGGAGCTCCAGGCCTTATGACATCCCACATGACTTCAGGTACCGCTAACGGAAGCACCAACACACAGGAAAAAGGGTATCAATATGGGGTACAGGTAGATCAATCCACAGGGGTGTTCACCGTAATAGGAAACTTGATAAATTTGGTAGGCCCATTGCGTATTTATGGAAATACCGCTGCAGTTGGAGGTGAATTGGGCCATTTTATTGGCGATGGCACCCAAAGTAACTTTATTAAAATGGTGGTTACCGAAACGGGCATCACAGCGCTTCAGGAAATCAACGATGTGCCACAGACACCGATCAACATCCCAATAGCTGAAGTAAATAGACCTAGCAGTGAAATTGTATTCTATTTTATGGTGGATCCTTCCAACGGGGAGGTGACCTTGCAATTCGAATTTGATGGAGGGGGTAGAATAACTGCTGGAACATTAACAGCCCAAGGCAGTATTCTTGATGCCATCCAGCAATCCAATCAAGATTTGGCCGTTGGTTTTATTGGAACCTCCAATACCGAGGGGGTGGAATTGGAAGGTACCTGGGATTTTCTAAATGTGGTGGGGCAAGAACCTACGGTATCTCAAGAGATTCCAGACATCACCAAGATTGTTGACTCTGCTGATGAAATTGTTGATTTGAATAACTTTTTTGCAGATGACTTTGGAGATGCTAACCTTACCTACGCTGTGATTAATAACTCTGATCCTAACATAGGAACTGCAATGAATGGAAACGAGTTGACACTTTCTTTCCCTTCCATCACTGCTATTTCTGACATTACCGTTCGAGCAACTGATGACGATGGGTTTTTTATTGAGGATACTTTTAACGTAACCGTTAGCGATGCTCCGGTAGTTTTATATCGTGTAAATGCAGGAGGTCCCGAACTGGCGGCCATTGATGGAGGAATGGTTTGGGGAGCGGACGAACCGGGAAATAACTCACCATATCTTTTAGAAGCGGGTACAAATCAGGCGTTTGTATCATCAGTTATGCCAGTAGATGGTTCGGTAAACCAAGCAACCACACCATTGGAAATATACGCTACTGAAAGATTTGACGCTACAGGTGGTATGCCCAATTTAACCTATGCCTTTCCTGTGGCAGAACCGGGTAATTATGAAATCCGACTTTATATGGGCAATAGTTACAACCTTTCTTCAGAACCTGGAGAACGTGTTTTTGACGTTGGGTTGGAAGGCACTATTTTACCGCTCTTGAATGATATTGATCTTTCCGCAACTTATGGCCATCAAACAGGGACCGTTGTTACCCACACTTTAAAAGTAATCGACGGAACGCTGAACATAAGTTTCTTCCATGGCGTGGCAGAAAACCCTTTGATCAATGCCATAGAAATTTTGGATGCTTTCGACAATGACACGCCCATCTACGTACATCCTATTGCCGATCAAATTGGTAATGTTGGGGAACAGTTAAATGGTGGTCTTGGTGTATCAGCTTATGGAGGTGACGGAAATTTACAATATTCCGCTACAGGATTGCCTCCAGGACTTGTTATTGAACCGACCAATGGACAAATTGGTGGAACAATAGACGAAACCGCTGCTTCGGGAAGCCCTTACAGCGTTACCATAACGGTTGATGACAGTGATGGTTTGACAAGTGATACCGTTTCCGTCGACTTTTCTTGGACCGTAACAGAAACATTCGCTGTTCGGATCAACGCAGGAGGGAACCAAGTAAGCCCTACGGACATTGGTCCAAAATGGGAAGATAATGCCACCAATGGAGAACAAATTGGGGGGAATTATGTGGTCAACACAGGAAACACAAGCGATTTTGTGGGTACGACCTATGCCAATAGGGACAGTTCTATACCAGCTTATCTGGACAATGGAACCTTTGCCGAAATTTTTGAAGAAGACCGTTATGACCCATCCAGTGCCCCTGAAATGGAATATACCGTAGTACTGGATAATGGAGACTATATGGTGAACCTGTATGTTGCCAATGCTTATAATGGCGCTAGTGAGGTAGGCGACCGTATATTCGATATCCTTATTGAAGGAGCACTTGTGGAAGATGATTTTGATGTGATCGATCGTTTCGGTCATCAGGTAGGGGGTATGTTAACCTATCCGGTTGAAGTAACCGATGGTGAATTGAACATTTTGTTCAATCATGGCGCTATAGAAAATCCTCTAGTTAATGCCATAGAAATATTTAAGGTAGATGCTAACAACCCGACCCTTACATTGGCCAATATTTCGGATCAAACCAACGAAATCATTAATAGTGTAAACATAACGGCATCGGCAACGGGAGGAGACCCTGGCGAGGATGTTACCTATTATATGTCCGGTCACCCAGATGGAGTTTCCATTAACCCTTCAACAGGTGAGATTTCAGGAACCATAACAGTGGCCGCAGCTAATGGAGGGCCCAATAACGATGGTGTTCATACCGTTGTGGTAACGGCGATGAAACCTTTATCTGCACCATCAAGCCAAGTGTTTACGTGGACGATAGATTCACAATACCTGTGGAACGATAAAAATGAGAACGAAAACTATATAGCACGACACGAAACATCATTTGTACAGGCTGGGGATAAATTTTATCTCATGGGAGGGCGCGAGTTTGCTCAGACCATAGATATTTATGATTATACCAGTAATACATGGACTTCGTTAGCGGATTCGGCTCCCTTTGAATTCAATCACTTTCAAGCAACAGAATACAAAGGCTTAATTTGGGTAATTGGGGCGTTCAAAACAAATAACTTTCCAAACGAAGTTCCAGCAGACTACATATGGATGTTTGATCCTGTAAGCCAAGAATGGATACAAGGACCGGAAATTCCAGAAAGCAGAAGACGTGGGTCTACGGGATTGGTAGTATACAATGACAAATTTTATATTGTTGGAGGTAACACGGACGGTCACGCAGGAGGTTATGTAGCATGGTTTGATGAATATGATCCGGCAACGGGTACTTGGACATCTTTGGCAGATGCCCCCGAAGCTAGAGACCACTTTGCAGCTGTTCTGATAGGAAACAAATTGTATGTGGCTGCCGGTAGGCAATCAGGTGGGGTGAGCGCTTGGAAACCAACCATACCACAAGTGGATGTTTACGATTTTGTAGCAGGAACATGGAGTACGCTACCCAGCGGACAAGATATTCCAACACCAAGGGGAGGTGCGTCAGCTGTAAATTTCAACAATAAATTGGTTGTTATTGGTGGAGAAGTTCAAGATGAAGTAGTATATGGTGTTGAAACCGATGATGCATTGAAAATAACAGAGGAGTACGATCCCGTTTCGCAATCTTGGAAACGACTACCCGATATGAATTATGAGAGACATGGAACACAGGCCATAGTTTCCGGTCCAGGGGTACATATTTTGGCCGGAGCTCCAAGTAGGGGCGGGGGAAACCAAAAAAACATGGAATATTTGGGACAGGACAGCCCTGTTGGAACACCGAGCGTGGCCAGTACCCTATCAGTTCCAAGTACTGTGGTTATTGTAGATGGCGAGACCGTGGACATCGACCTTTCTTTAATTGATGGTAACGTAGGTTTATTTGTAAAGTCGATGGATATTTCCGGGGCCAATGCAGATGATTTTAGCATTGACGCCGGGCAACTGGAGAACATGCTAATGAATCCAAATGAAACCCGAACCCTAAGTGTAACTTTATCGGGAACAGGCGCTGATAGGACCGCAATTTTGACCATTAACTATGGTAATTCAGACACGGCAAGTATAGCGTTGACAAACAATCCCAATGCAACCTTTAGTGTGACCAACCCGGGAGATCAATATAATTATGAGGGGGATGATGTTTCGCTTCAGGTCGAGGCCACCAGTCCCAATGTAACTTCGTATAGTGCTATTGGATTACCACCAAACTTGACCATTAATGAAAATACCGGGGTTATTTCCGGTACCATTGATGATGGGTTTATAAGTGGGGGAAGTAATGTCTTCCAAGAAGATAATGGGCTTTTGATTATTGAGGCAGAAACGGATTTTGATGATACCTCGGGAGGTTTTGATATTTTGACTGAATCTGAAACCACTTATTTGGTAACAACTACCAATCATATTGGCAACACTAATGGACAAACTGTTTCGTATGAATTCCAAATTGATAATCCAGGAGTTTACCGTTTTCATATGAAATCGGATTTTAGTGGAACAGACCCTACGGAAGAAAACGATATTTGGTTTAAAATCGATAATACTACTGATGTCCATTTTTTCACAGTGCAAGGCGGTGATTTGACCAGTACCTCAGAGTTTGAAAATATTATTGGTGGCGGTGGTTCCAGTAAAACCATATATTATCCGGGCGGAAACTCGGAAGGTAGACCAGATTTTGGAAGTTTAAATCCTGGAGTCAACGGTTTTTTCAAGCTATGGAGAACAGGTCCCGAAAGTAATAAGTGGGATGGGCAAACAATTGATAACAATGGTTTTCCTGTGTATGCATATTTTCCAAGTGCAGGGATATATACAATTCAAGCCTCAGAGCGTTCTGCGGGACATAAGTTGGATAGATTTGCATTGGCACATATTGATTTGGTCAGTACAGGAGAGCCCATTGCTACTTTAGATGGCCCCGAATCCCAACAAGGAGATGATATCTATGGTGATGGGGCTGCTGTTGATAGCCCATACAGTGTATCGGTAACAGTTACCGATAATGGCGACCCGGCAGGTAATGAAACCATCGATTTCCTATGGTACATTGGTGCATCCGGAGATTTAATAGCGGTTCCGCAGGCTGATGTTACTACGGGTGTTGTTCCTTTAACAGTAAACTTTACCGGAAGCAATTCTTTGGATAATGTAGGAGTGACCAGTTACCTTTGGAGTTTTAACGACGGCACCGGAGCTACATCTATAGCGCCCGACCCTTCCTATGAGTTCACGGAGATAGGAACCTATACTGTGGATTTAACAGTTGAAGATGCAGATGGGGGTACAGATACAAAAAGTATCACCATTGAGGTTACGGGCACAGGAATACCACCTACAGCAGTCGCATCTGCTAATGTTGTAGATGGTGAAGCGCCTTTGGAAGTAATTTTTACGGGAAGCGCATCAACCGATGATTTAGGAGTGATTGAAAGTTATTCATGGGATTTTGGTGATGGCGGCACTTCTACAGAGGCCGATCCTACGTATTCATATTTAAACCCAGGCATATATACTACGGTACTTACCGTTACCGATATTGAAGGACTTGCTGATACAGCTGAGGTTGACATTACGGTAAACCAGCCCAATGATGCTCCTATAGCAGAAGCTTTGGCCTCTCAAGAATCTGGAACGGCGCCCTTGCAAGTTGATTTTACAGGAAGCGGTTCTTCAGATGATGTGGGTATAATTACCTACGCTTGGGACTTTGGCGATGGAGGTATATCAACAGAACAAAATCCAACGTATACCTTTAACACAACAGGGGTTTATGATGTGGTGTTGACCGTAACCGACGGGGGCGGTTTAACAGGAACCGATACCCTTACCATTACGGTAACAAATCAAAATCCTGTGGCCGTTGTGGTAGCTACTCCCGACGCTGGTGAAGCACCATTGGAAGTATCCTTCACAGGAAGTGGGTCTACCGATAATATTGCAATTGACACCTATACATGGGACTTTGGAGATGGCTCAAACTCAACTGATGCGGACCCAATACATACATATACAGACCCGGGCAACTATACTGCTGAGCTTACGGTAACAGATAATGAAGGAGCTACGGCTACTGCATCTGTACTTATACAAGTAACGCAAGTTGGAGGCAATGAAGCCCCAGAGGCGGTGGCAACCGCAAATCCAACCGAGGGTGAAGCGCCACTCCCTGTTACATTTAACGCAGGAGGATCAAGCGACGATGTTGGTATTGATACCTATTTCTGGGAATTCAGTGACGGCAGAACGTCGGATCAAATGAATCCAACACTGACATTCGAAAATGCAGGGACTTACGATGCCACCTTGACCGTGACCGATGAAGCTGGATTGTCGGATTCAACGACCATACAGATCGTGGTAACACAAGCACCTGAGGCAGTGATCTCCGCAACACCGGATAGCGGTAATGCACCGCTGGAAGTGAGCTTTATGGGAGGCAACTCTCTAGACGATGTTGGAGTTGAAAGCTATGCGTGGGATTTTGGCGATGGGAATTCATCAACAGAAATCAATCCGATACATACATACAACACACCGGACACATATACAGCAACATTGACAGTGACCGATGGTGAAGGGTTGACAGACACGGCAACTGTGAACATAGTTGTTACCGAAGAAGGCGGAAACCAAGCACCTGAGGCAGTTGCTTCCGCCAACCCAACACAGGGACAAGCACCATTGGCGGTTATTTTTAATGGTGAGGCATCAACAGACGATGCTGGCATCGATACCTATTTCTGGGAATTTAGTGACGGCAGAACGTCAAATCAAATGAATCCAATGCTGACATTCGAAAATGCAGGGACCTACGATGCCACCTTGACCGTGACCGATGAAGCTGGATTGTCGGATTCTGTAACCATACAGATCGTGGTTGCCGAACCTGGCAGCAACGAAGCACCGGTAGCGGTTGTGTCGCCTGAATCGGAAAGTGGAGAGGCCCCCTTAGAAGTTAGCTTTATAGGAAGCAATTCAACCGATGATGTTGAGATAGTCAGTTATGCTTGGGACTTTGGTGACGGTAACAGTTCTACGGATGCCGATCCAATCCATACTTACAACGAGGTTGGCAACTATACAGCCCAACTAACAGTAACTGATGGAGAAGGATTGACGGATACAGCTACCGTTGACATCGAAGTTGTTGAAGATTCTGAGACCACCGCTAGCGTAGCTCCGAATCCAGTTCCGATTAATGAAGATTATGCAAGTATTCAATTAAGCCAGCTTCCACACGACGACGTAGTGGTGACCAGTATTCATTTGCACGATTCCATGGGTAGGCTTATCGCATCGTTTGACCCAATGCAGGTTTATAATGGTGAGGGTGCATATAGGATTCCGATAGATACCCTCCGTAGCGGACTTTATTATGCTACCCTTGAATTGAGTGACGGCGACCCGATAGGAATTAAGTTCTTGGTTTCCAATTAA
- a CDS encoding exopolysaccharide biosynthesis polyprenyl glycosylphosphotransferase, whose product MSTKPLLNTLERKSILFLGDLTLIGISLRNFVLRAVDYQNEDPLFYQITIVAIGVAIYFVLAYIFETYNLEKVPKSITYSIIRIFTITFLFTISIVGVTTFFFAFAYWQLYLLVFIIFCPIQLSLWRLLFNYIFKFVPTTKRVLYIYDETTKDSLEKNLDYINGDDNETYYKVVSTYLNSEDSDPISENKLIEKSIDSCIINTRSYNHFSKQMENMLVNSLLSGKEVLTYTSFYESTYEALPIDSHNDSLYEILQLSNNKIHYLQGIANFAFNFFLTLVSGIAFLLSIPFVFLLNIFFNPGPLFYTQLRVGKHGKEYKVFKFRSMVVDAEKKGAKMATKNDARVTKFGKVLRKFRVDELPQVWSIIRGDMSFIGPRPERKVFVDKLNKVTPFYNVRHLVKPGISGWAQVKYKYGENLEDSIRKLEYDLYYIKNKSVVLDLRIIFKTLSTILFSRGV is encoded by the coding sequence ATGAGTACAAAACCTCTACTGAATACCTTAGAAAGAAAATCTATTCTGTTTTTAGGTGATTTGACATTGATCGGGATCTCTCTAAGAAACTTTGTTTTAAGGGCCGTTGATTACCAGAATGAAGACCCCCTTTTTTATCAAATAACGATTGTTGCCATTGGGGTGGCCATTTACTTTGTTTTGGCATATATTTTTGAAACTTACAACCTGGAGAAGGTTCCCAAATCCATCACCTATTCCATTATAAGGATATTCACCATCACTTTTTTGTTCACTATTTCCATAGTGGGGGTTACCACATTTTTCTTTGCTTTTGCGTATTGGCAATTATATTTATTGGTATTCATAATTTTCTGCCCTATCCAGTTATCGTTATGGCGTTTGCTCTTCAATTATATTTTCAAATTTGTCCCTACGACCAAACGGGTCCTCTACATCTACGATGAAACGACCAAGGATAGTTTGGAAAAAAACCTTGACTATATCAACGGAGATGATAACGAAACCTACTATAAAGTTGTTTCCACTTATTTAAATTCCGAGGACAGCGATCCCATCAGTGAAAACAAGCTTATTGAAAAAAGTATAGATTCGTGCATTATCAATACAAGGAGTTACAACCATTTTTCCAAACAAATGGAAAATATGCTGGTAAATTCATTGTTGTCGGGAAAAGAAGTACTCACCTATACTTCGTTCTATGAAAGTACCTATGAGGCACTTCCCATAGATTCCCACAATGATAGCCTTTACGAAATTCTGCAATTGAGCAATAATAAAATTCATTATTTACAGGGCATTGCCAACTTTGCGTTCAATTTCTTCCTAACCTTGGTTTCGGGAATCGCTTTCTTACTTTCCATACCATTTGTATTTCTATTGAATATTTTTTTCAATCCCGGACCACTCTTTTACACCCAATTGAGGGTGGGCAAACATGGAAAGGAATACAAAGTTTTTAAGTTTAGGTCCATGGTTGTCGATGCGGAGAAAAAAGGGGCTAAAATGGCCACCAAAAACGATGCTAGGGTTACCAAATTTGGAAAGGTTTTGCGAAAATTTAGGGTGGACGAACTGCCACAGGTCTGGTCCATTATCCGTGGGGACATGTCTTTTATTGGGCCCAGACCCGAAAGAAAAGTGTTTGTGGACAAATTAAACAAGGTCACTCCTTTTTATAACGTAAGACACCTTGTAAAACCAGGCATCTCCGGTTGGGCACAGGTTAAATATAAATATGGTGAAAATCTGGAGGACTCCATTAGAAAATTGGAGTACGACCTTTATTACATTAAGAATAAATCCGTAGTTCTTGATTTACGCATCATTTTTAAGACGCTTTCGACCATTTTGTTTTCGAGGGGCGTATAA